Sequence from the Lysobacter capsici genome:
CGAAGCACCCAGCGCCCCCAATCGCGACGCCGCCGCGACACCCCCTGTAGGAGCGGCGCGAGCCGCGACATCGCAACCGCGCCCACCGCGCCGCCCGCATCGCGCATCGCATCCACCCGCGAAACCATGCGGCCGCGTTTCCGGCGCAGCAACCAGACATGCCCCGCCGCCATTTGCGAACGGTCGAAGCCCCCCCAGCGAATCGGTATCATCGCCCGCACAGGGACCTGTCCGTTGGAGCACACACCATGCCCGGCAAGACAACGAAACCGTCAGCGAAGAGCGCAGGCAAGACCACCGCGAAGAAAGTCGCGAAAAAAGTCGTAAAGAAAGTCGCGAAGAAAACCGCCGCCAAAACATCGAAACCGCGCAAGGCGCCGGCCGAATCGCAGCCCGAAAAAACCGCCACGCCGCGCCTGCTCTCCGGCGGCAATCCGCAGATCGCCAAGGCCTATGGCGATGCGCCCGTGCAGGCCTACATCGCGGCGATGCCGGGCTGGAAAAGCGCGATCGGCCGCCAGATCGACACCCTGGTCGAGCGGGCCGTTCCCGAGGTCTACAAGGCGGTCAAGTGGAACTCGCCGCTGTACGGCATCGAAGGCGAAGGCTGGTTCCTCAGCCTGCACACCTTCACGAATTACGTGAAAGTGGCGTTTTTCCGCGGCACCTCGCTCGATCCCATGCCGCCGGGCGAATCCAGGACTCCGCACACGCGCTACCTCGACGTGCGCGAGCGCGAGCCGATCGACGAAGCCCAGTTCATCGCCTGGGTGAAGCAGGCCCGGAAACTGCCCGGTGAGAAAATGTGAGCGGCCCCGGCCGGACGCATGCGTAGCATGTGCGCGCCGGAACCTCCCGTCGCACCCGACACCTCCTCAAACGAAGCCATCGCCAT
This genomic interval carries:
- a CDS encoding DUF1801 domain-containing protein yields the protein MPRRHLRTVEAPPANRYHRPHRDLSVGAHTMPGKTTKPSAKSAGKTTAKKVAKKVVKKVAKKTAAKTSKPRKAPAESQPEKTATPRLLSGGNPQIAKAYGDAPVQAYIAAMPGWKSAIGRQIDTLVERAVPEVYKAVKWNSPLYGIEGEGWFLSLHTFTNYVKVAFFRGTSLDPMPPGESRTPHTRYLDVREREPIDEAQFIAWVKQARKLPGEKM